Proteins co-encoded in one Nitrospirota bacterium genomic window:
- a CDS encoding IS1595 family transposase, giving the protein MDLNTFEFIGKTENKARLYFRKHCWKNSRVFCTRCKSYKIYRIPDKRYRCKRCGYKFHDFTGRWLNRLNISHKKWLWIIKLFELEVSARKIAGQVQLSYPTVLKAVTLIRIAIVANAKDAQELLNGEIELDETYFGGRHKGKRGRGAFNKVPVFGILERDGIVKVEILKDVTAESILTMTVKTVRRGSIVYTDKFRSYDALMFCGYKHLRVDHGKRFAIGKVYINGLEGFWSYAKERLIKFHGVSKEKFPFYLKEMEFRYNNRHKNIFTLLVQNICSFVPNLL; this is encoded by the coding sequence ATGGACCTAAACACATTTGAATTCATTGGAAAAACTGAAAATAAAGCTCGTCTTTATTTCAGAAAACACTGCTGGAAAAATAGCCGTGTTTTTTGCACCAGGTGTAAAAGCTATAAAATCTATCGTATACCGGATAAAAGATACCGCTGTAAAAGGTGCGGTTATAAGTTCCATGACTTTACCGGCAGATGGCTTAATAGGCTCAATATATCGCACAAAAAATGGCTTTGGATTATAAAGTTGTTTGAGCTTGAGGTATCGGCCCGAAAGATAGCTGGGCAGGTTCAGTTGAGCTATCCAACAGTTCTTAAGGCGGTTACTCTTATTAGGATTGCCATTGTAGCCAATGCCAAAGATGCTCAGGAACTTCTTAATGGTGAAATAGAGCTTGATGAGACATATTTTGGAGGCAGACACAAAGGGAAACGTGGAAGGGGTGCCTTCAATAAAGTCCCTGTTTTCGGGATTCTGGAGAGGGATGGTATTGTAAAGGTTGAGATTCTGAAAGATGTTACTGCTGAATCTATTTTGACAATGACTGTAAAGACTGTCAGACGAGGCTCTATTGTGTATACTGATAAATTCAGAAGCTATGATGCCCTTATGTTCTGTGGATACAAACATTTGAGGGTAGACCATGGTAAGCGCTTTGCTATAGGCAAGGTCTATATCAACGGCCTTGAAGGCTTCTGGAGCTATGCTAAGGAAAGGCTTATAAAGTTTCATGGTGTATCAAAAGAAAAATTCCCTTTCTATCTGAAAGAAATGGAATTCAGATATAATAATAGACATAAAAATATATTCACTTTATTGGTTCAAAATATATGCAGTTTTGTGCCAAATCTTTTATAA
- a CDS encoding DUF4160 domain-containing protein: MPTVLKVGPYRFFFYAGDRDEPAHIHVERDENIAKFWLDPVRLQSSGGFSRLEIAKIHKIINEHHSKLLEAWHEYFGN, from the coding sequence ATGCCAACGGTACTCAAAGTTGGGCCATATCGTTTTTTCTTTTATGCAGGAGACCGTGATGAGCCAGCACATATACATGTTGAGCGGGATGAAAATATTGCTAAGTTCTGGCTTGATCCTGTTAGACTACAAAGTAGTGGAGGATTTAGCAGGTTAGAGATTGCCAAAATACATAAAATTATAAATGAGCATCATTCAAAATTATTGGAGGCATGGCATGAATATTTCGGCAATTGA
- a CDS encoding addiction module protein — MTMKTNELISMVESLPVDIKTTLVEKILNSLHPSQKEIDALWAKEAEKRVNEIKTGKVKTIPGDEVFKEIRKRFHR; from the coding sequence ATGACTATGAAAACAAACGAGCTAATTTCAATGGTCGAGTCTTTACCGGTAGACATAAAAACCACATTGGTTGAAAAGATTCTCAACAGTTTGCACCCGTCACAAAAAGAAATAGATGCATTATGGGCAAAGGAAGCTGAAAAGAGGGTTAATGAAATTAAAACCGGCAAAGTTAAAACCATTCCCGGCGATGAGGTCTTTAAGGAAATCAGGAAAAGATTTCATAGATGA
- a CDS encoding lipoate--protein ligase family protein gives MAPEWRLIDTGPCSASYNMALDEAIVEAVRKKLSPPTLRFYQWSVPAVSIGYFQKISEINIDYCNRMGYPIIRRPTGGRAILHDSELTYSFSVRTDIAPFTGRLFDNYMAISKAIISGLSALGLDAVISYSKKRDARHKSPSCFESISYGEISINGQKFVGSAQRHYADCILQQGSILLDLNIKEQCKALNLNIDENPGGIGAIAKYNGKITINNLQNSLSMAFPNAFGIKLSMERPTQFELNLAQELEKEKYSTHEWNFRR, from the coding sequence ATGGCCCCCGAATGGAGACTGATTGATACTGGCCCCTGCAGTGCCTCTTATAATATGGCCCTTGATGAGGCCATTGTGGAAGCTGTGCGTAAAAAGCTTTCCCCCCCTACCCTGAGGTTTTACCAGTGGTCAGTGCCAGCAGTAAGCATTGGATATTTTCAGAAAATAAGCGAAATAAATATTGATTACTGCAATCGTATGGGTTACCCGATTATAAGGAGGCCAACAGGTGGCCGGGCAATCCTGCATGATTCAGAACTCACCTACAGTTTTTCTGTGCGAACGGACATTGCACCCTTTACAGGCAGGCTCTTTGATAATTACATGGCCATAAGTAAGGCCATCATCTCAGGCCTCAGTGCCCTGGGTTTAGACGCAGTGATATCATATTCAAAAAAGAGAGACGCCAGGCATAAAAGCCCTTCATGCTTTGAGTCCATCTCCTATGGAGAAATATCAATAAATGGGCAAAAATTCGTTGGCAGTGCCCAGAGACATTACGCAGATTGCATCCTCCAGCAGGGCTCTATTCTGCTGGACTTAAATATAAAAGAACAATGCAAAGCACTTAACCTTAACATTGACGAGAATCCCGGAGGTATAGGTGCAATAGCAAAGTATAATGGGAAGATTACAATAAACAACCTCCAGAATTCTCTAAGTATGGCCTTCCCGAACGCTTTCGGGATAAAATTATCCATGGAAAGGCCAACTCAGTTTGAACTTAACCTGGCACAAGAATTGGAAAAAGAAAAATACTCAACTCATGAATGGAACTTCAGACGTTAG
- a CDS encoding DUF2442 domain-containing protein — MNISAIEIEIPRAENVKVTRDTLTVDLSDGRTIAVPLEWFPRLVNATPEERNNWRLIGRGYGIHWEDIDEDISVEGLLAGKPSGETQESFKKWLNQRQSRITLIRPPSVKRKSDPNRK; from the coding sequence ATGAATATTTCGGCAATTGAAATAGAAATTCCAAGAGCTGAAAATGTAAAAGTGACAAGGGATACGCTAACCGTAGATCTCAGTGATGGAAGAACAATTGCAGTTCCCCTTGAATGGTTCCCTCGTTTGGTAAATGCTACACCGGAAGAAAGGAATAATTGGAGATTAATAGGCAGAGGTTACGGTATCCATTGGGAAGATATTGATGAAGACATAAGTGTTGAAGGATTGTTGGCCGGCAAACCATCTGGTGAGACTCAAGAATCATTTAAAAAGTGGCTGAATCAAAGACAATCACGCATAACACTTATAAGGCCTCCCTCTGTCAAGAGAAAAAGCGACCCTAATCGGAAATAA
- a CDS encoding type II toxin-antitoxin system RelE/ParE family toxin: MKYSFHPEAKEEFLEAINYFEKCRSGLGLEFSKEVFSTIHRIIHFPSAWSKFSENTRRCLTNRFPFGVIYQIVGEEIFIIAIMQLNREPDYWKKRIK; encoded by the coding sequence ATGAAATACTCCTTCCATCCCGAAGCAAAGGAAGAATTTCTTGAAGCGATAAATTATTTTGAGAAATGCCGATCAGGACTTGGCTTGGAATTCTCGAAGGAAGTCTTCTCAACGATCCATCGGATAATTCATTTTCCATCAGCATGGTCTAAATTTTCAGAAAATACGAGAAGGTGCTTAACTAACCGTTTCCCGTTTGGTGTTATCTATCAAATTGTCGGCGAGGAAATCTTTATCATTGCAATTATGCAATTGAACAGGGAACCTGATTATTGGAAAAAGAGAATAAAATAA